Within Sander lucioperca isolate FBNREF2018 chromosome 22, SLUC_FBN_1.2, whole genome shotgun sequence, the genomic segment ATAGGCTATTCTATCGCGCAATGCATGATGGGATTGCGTCTAAGCTTCCGGGCTTTGTAGAATGAAAATCTTACCTATCCGTCTCTTTTCGAACATTTACCACAAAATGTTCACCCTTACAATCAAAAGCACAACCACGCTGcaaaattaattatttactgCTGTGGTAAATGTTCCTACTTTTAAATAAATCTTATATTAAGTTTCGAAAAGACCcgccccctacacacacacacacacacgcacgcgcgcgcgcgcgcgcacacacacacacacacacacacacacacacacacacacacacacacacacacacacacacacacacacacacacacacactactgaacTATGACCTAATAATAAATAGATATAAATAAATCGCATCTCAAGGAAGACGACATGTTTCTGTTCTGATGGAGGTTACATGTATTAATCATGTTAGGCACATAACCTAAATTAACGCAGAAGAACAGGTAATTCTTGCATTTCGCAGAAACTCCCCGTGCTGtgcttatatatttttatatttgacaAATCAGAAAGCCCCGCGTGAAGCAGGGCATCAAAAAATTGAGTATAACTCTTATTGATCCTCTCCACGGAAATCTTTAGTAAAAGGCGAAAGATTTATACGATCTGAAGAGAAGTCAGAGTAATCTATCTTCGCCCTGCTGAAGACGCCGGTCACTTGAGTTGGGACACGAACCTCACCAGTGGTGTACACTTGATACAACTAAACAGAGTAATAGACGTTGTCGTTGTGGACATACATAGCAGCGTTCATGCCTACTTGTACTTTGTAAGTGGTTAACTGTGGTACTTCAAACGAAACGTTTATCCTGTTTCTCACGTTGTCACGCAAGGCATGATGGGAGTGAATGACCCCATTTACGTTTGATTTTCATTTACCATTTTGTTTGAAgtctatatatttaatataactTTAAATACAATAAGTAATATACTGACTGCAATGTCATTGACGGATGATCTTCATACTGTTTGTATTACATTTGTCACACACTTAGGCTATAAAGCGTGAACTACTGACTTCTGAAAGCCTGCAGATTTCATGCAGAACAGCGACTCCCTGTGGTGACCACACAAAACTGAATTTCTCCTTTTTGCATCACTGAGTAAAATCAAAAAACATAGGACTCCCATACATGTATAAgctaactgctccaaacagaaaggctttgtttaatttaaatgtttaagatttatcataataataatttatactttattaatcccgcaagggaaattGCATAAAAACTACAATGCAGGCAGTCATAAAAACCAAATTAAAAGTTCAGCAGGTTTGTTTTGGAGGTTTGGTTGAATGGTTTGGATGCAAGGTTACTGTCTTGTTTTATAAGCATTTTAACCTGTGTATTTTTAAATAGAAATAAGGGTTAGGCTACTACTCGATTCACTCACACAACTCAAGTAGCCAACTCACCATGACTAAAGATCGGTAGCCTATGCCCTGGAAATATAGCAACagtccaaatgaaaatcttACAATATTTAACCATACAGGTAAGTTACTTTATATTCTTTGCAGCAGAGTCAATGTAAGGtcagtaaaatgtacttttcCAACGCAGGTCACACATTTAAGTTACTATTAGTTATTATTAAGAGGTCTTCTACTAGCATATTCCTTTACTTTTTCATGTTTCTTGTTTGCtccacaattaaaaaaaacaaaaaaaaaaaacttccaatTATCTGCCATGATGGCAGAACTAGCTAGATTGGTTCACCTCTGCCCCCTGTTTGACCTTAGCCTACCTTCAAATTAAATCAAAAACATATGCTAATCAATCAACAATAAgtaattaaattgaattgaaacacatttttaactAAAAGGTTTAAAATTTAACTTTGAATATGTATTCATACACTGTGACTGGTTTTTACGCActttgttctcttaatacatccatgacttTGTAGGCAGCCATGcagcgcccatggatgtattacagtttttctcaattgctaaaacactaaaaaccCATTGGCTGAATAACGTTCTCAGTTGCCTGAACTCATTTAGCTAACtgtgcagtctgttgtcaatacctttaaccatttcacatggtaaaacacaatttgcagatctcacttagactttttagcaaaactctaaacacattctcattctcaaaacacattctgcactctaatgcacatgtcatccatactggtaaacacaagtggcaacaatcaaatacaaatagagaacacatgtcattgattgaacacaaccactcaaaattgatttcacttgtttcaaatgatgtgacacaaccaatataaggcagttcagagagcaaacaggttgttgaaagtgggaaggagaaagtctgagaatGGATAGAAGAAACAATGTGAGAGGACGAGTGCGTATGCGAGGTGTCAGGGCTGGATACGGCACACAAGAGGCTTCTTCCCCCGTTGCCTCAGGAGGGACAATATTGCCTGTGATGTCGACAAAGTGCTCTGGCCTGACCCAGCCCAAAGACAAGAAGAAGCACATTGATCACATTTACTCCtttgatttttgtcccttttagtattgtatactgtagtacagtgcattgtaggctgtatactgtacaatgaacaaattgtatggccctgaacattgtgctttccaacagtactgactgctcaatagattttgactggttgcaggtttatatcaacaaagaataagaattacagtatcacagagacaaaggacaagtttgtgagatgtagggtacagtactgtaaaattaggggtacaaggaggaggaagaacaaaaaaaaattgcaaagagcatagcagagtagtaatttctgatcaattttgagctactatgatagaacatgttttcgttcatctaagacaatgacggaaaaatatgaaatttgttttgagattaaaaatgtacttctccctgataactatatgttttgaacaatgtgttttttatttgttggtgtattgtttactgactgcTTGATAGTGTATACCATtttttttgatcactttgtttatgatttgagagcagtttgattttgaacacagGTAAAACTGTTTTGAGGCGAAAGTTAGCCTGTGCCTATCTGCTTACATATAGAcgggtttcctgtttacaaGCATTACAGGGTGTGTGCGCATACCAGGGGCAGAAAGCCAGATTGGTGAGCTGGTCCGCTACTGCAACTGTCTTGTTATCTAGGGCCGTTATCTGATATAACAGTCTCAGGTACGCCATGTCTGGCGAAGGCTGCTTTGAGTTTGTGTATTACAGTAGAGGATGTTGTGCTGTACAATTTGTCAAGCTCAAAATACCTGCTGTAATAGTCCACTGTAATGATGTATTGTTCATTGTTCCAGGTGAACAAATCCGTAGCAACAGTCTGCCATGCCCGATCCGGGATTTTGTGGCTGATCATGGGCTCCTTGGTGTTGGAAGGCCTGTGTTCGAGGCATGTGGAGCACTTTCCAACTGTTTCCTCGATGTGCTTGTTCATGCCTGGCCAAAATAGGATGTCCCGTGCTCTCTGTTTGCACTTTTCGATACCCATGTGACCAATGTGTATCCGTGATAGCATCTCAGCACGCAGTGAAGTAACAACGATTCTCTCACCCTTGAATATGATGTCATTCAACTGAGAGAGCTCGTCGCGATAGTTCCAATACTCAGCAATACTCTGTGGGTATAGTTTCCTTTCCTCAGGCCACCCTTCACTGATTGTTCTTTTAAGTTGCTTTAACTGTGTGTCTTTGTCGGTCTCCACTTTGATTTCTTTTAGCTTCGTGTCACTGACAGGTAAGTTACTTTACAGCATGTGTACCTGCATGTCCATGCCCTCTCTGAGGCTCTCATCCTGGTCAGACAGAGACTTCCTGGATAGAGTGTCTGCAACAGGGATGTCTTTGCCTGGTCTGTGGACAGACCactccctacacacacacatgccggctcgacgcacacaccagcgcacaagtataaacatcaggccactgacgtaggctacggcgaaagctctgcgtggagccgtagcctatgtaatacgGCCTTTTTTGGTTgtgcgtcgaatcgacggcgtacccccgcagaccccactgcgtctacgccggaccctacaccgtagcctgacgtgcacctcttgTGCGTCGTTGcacgtgtagttaaattttttgagaggtgcacatcaggctacggcgtacTGTCcagcgtagacgcagaggggtctgcgggggtacgccgtcgattctacgCACAACCATAAAACGGCCATGAACATGACTCTCACAGTGCTTCCTTGCTCTTACACCTCTAAACATGACTACAAAGTGCTTGCACACAAAAAAGTCTTAGTGAAAGCCTGAAAGAAAAAATCCTTCAAACTCGCGATCACAtattgtctcactgtgtgtctgtgcgtcagATTTGAATtgatatgtacatgtatatgaaaaacaaaagaaaaagaaactcaTGTGGCTCTatgtagtttggcttatttaaagcaaatgtacttgcacttaatTCTTGCTGTCCAGAGATTGTACCTTCatggttgaaagcacttaattggaagtcgctttggataaaagcgtcagctaaatgacatgtaatgtaatttataatatgaagctacaaccagcagctggttagcttagcttagcttactgaaaacagggggaacttttatatattttatagtgtTAAACACATAATTTAAACATGCAATATCTGTCAAATATACACTGTGTATACTGTCATATTCACCTTAgataaactatatatatatatatataaaccagttatattaataataataataataataataataataattataatttaaatcTTAATTTATTTCAGCACCACTTGCACTTTTACATGATGTTTCTTACGGTTTACAATcctcagagctgtttgtttacctgtgtacgtatgtgtatgcatatgcATGTGTTGTACATACACTTaaattattaaatgtttatgtttaccttgtttagctttgttgtccttgtttttaactgcatgtctatttctgtgtatgtacagtactttgagagcaacaactaaccggagtcaaattccctgtattaaatctgattctgattcttataTTTGTCTTCCCAGGGTGCAACGTGAGCGCAACCAGGGTGCAACCATCTTCCAGCTGCTGAAAGACAACCAGGAGACGTTTGGGGAGGTGTCCGAGGGAGAAATGGAGGAGCAGCTCAGACTCTACTCCATCTGAGACGCCTCTTCGTGTTTTTAGGATCATCCCTTTAAAAGCGCTCCTTTAACCCGTGAACGCTAAAGGACTACTCCAGTACACcaaatatttaaatacatttatttacagtatttgacTCAAGCTGTGCAGTCCACTCAACTAACACtctcatttctttttcatatgatgtactttgttttattatgttgttaTATTGCTGTAGCATCCACCTGTCAGCCACATGAAGAATAAACCAAAACAGCATTTTATAGCTACCCATAAGTAAATAAAAGGCATAAAggacttttgttttcttttgttttatattataataaaatgaaaaaatattcaTTAATTCTTACATTACTCTTTTTAAATTCCCTGTTGTAAGTAAGCTGTAACAGGTACAAATCCTGTAAAGTTGTTTTTGCACAAGTTCCACTCTGTTGTGTAAAAAACAgatagtgtgtatgtgtgtgtgtgtgtgtttaccctCATGTTTGTGGCACGTCTGAAGGACAGCATTTCTAGATAAATACAACTAAATTTAGGGTGTGTGTCTCTAATCGGTAAACTCTGCTATAACCCTGCCCACCAATAATGTCTGATGACAGGGTGTCAGGTTACGTTTTCTACCTGTGCTCAAATAGCGAAAGCAAACGCTCAGTATTgctcagtattaaattgagcaGCAAAGCCTCCAGTTCTCAGTCTCAGGGATGGCAGTCCAAACCTCcagttgtttttctttgctgCTTGTGATCTCAGTTTGCATtgtactttttcttttattatgggGCCAGTCATTAAGCAGCATCAGGTAAGTTGCATTTACTCTAGAAAGTTTCTAATCCTGTTAAATTGTCTTCAAAGAAATGTGTATCAGCACATTTCCAGGTATGGTTTTTCcatttaagtcattttaaaGTATATCTTGCTAATTCTTGTATGTTGCATCTATTGCTCTTTGTCAAATTTCCACATCAGCTGGACTACTTTCTCGAGTCCGCCCCCTGTTGTGTTTACACATACAGCAAAAAAAGCCGATTTCacaaaaacaaagctaaaaaCTGATCAGATGAAACGCTCTACACTTGGTGCTGTGGTTGAGACTCCCATGCCCGTACTCTTCAAAACCTCCTTCACGAAGCTTCCTCAGTGGGATTTTGATGATGTTTATAACCAGGATGCACCACCCAGGCAGACAGTAAGCATGTTATAACAAGATGGGACGGGAATATCATGAATGTGTTAACTTTGTGTGAGTGGGTTATTTGCACAGCCATGTGTTCGGGTGTCTTTGGTGTGATCTCCACCGAAAAGTTATTACTGCACCAATTGTAGTTTTAAATTTACCTTTTTACTTTGGCTTCTTGCCAATCTTATTGCCTGCTGTTTCTTCAGCTGTAAGATATCCTTTATTAAATCACTGTTTACAGGGTGAAAAtcatctatgtttttttttattttataacttaTCCTACATCCTCAGACATGTGCCCAGTCTTTGAGAAACTCTGACGTTGAGAGCTTCAAGAAGGCTTTCCTCCCCAACATACGTTTGTTTCTGCACAAAGACAGTATCAACATGAGCGAGTGGAATCGGCTTTCACATTTTAACAATCCTTTTGGTTTTATGGGCTACAAGTATGATGGTAAGTGTTTCTCAAGTTTCCAATGATTCATTGTCATGTGCACAACAATTACAAGAAAGCTGAAATCTTAAATCTCAGGCTCACTCCAACAATGCtcactctgtgtctgtgtgagacaGATGTGTGCCAAGAATGTATTTCATAATcactgtgtgtggtgtggttgtTATGGCACTTATGGTGGACTTATGGTATTCCCTTCTCCTGGGTATTGCCAAACTTCTGCTCctcttaaacacatttacacaatgTTTGGCTTTTTAGGGGCAGCTGAACAAGCTGAAAACCACATCTGACATTATCCCCTCATAATGTTGTTAAAGCTACTTTGTTTTCACGCGGGACACGAACAGCGGTCTCCTGGGAGAAATCCTGTGTTTCTTTGACCCATCCCATGTGGATTTGGATTAGAAAAGCAGTTAGTAGTAGTTAGATAGAATTTGTGACATGTTGAAAACAAACATAATACAGGACAAAATATGTTTCCCCTTAAAACGAGAAAGCCGCTTAGTGGTATGGGATCgtaatttttaggagacagggttaaGAGCAGAAACGGAGCAACATTATTAGTCTGGAGTCGTGTTTGTAGTCACCTGAAGAATTTCAGTCCAATACTCACTCTCTTTTAGCAGATAAATGCTCcatatgttcaccagctaattCCCAACTTTGTCTCTCTATGgtttgctgctgagcaggtagtgtacagagAGGTTTTAGAGCtattttgctgaaaacagctgcctactAAAAGCAACagggtgagagtgaaccaaaactgTAAAGTTGGGAGCCGGAAATCTAAACTATGAGCTGATACTCACCATAAAACTCCGTAAAGCCGTGATGAGCTGCAGATTGAgttgataattctctgtaggttcatAAGCGGTCACTTTCACATCATCATTTAATACATTGTTActataaaaaatattaattaaagCTACTTCAAGTAGGCCCTATAACACAGTTGCAACCACCTAGACATTGGCAATATGCCTGTGAGATTTGACTGCAGAAAGTGTTCTGGTTGTCAActgttttgcattttaaaacacattatgtatttgatgtttttttgttttgtttttttacttgtttttgcaGATGTGATGCCTTCAGTAAAGTTGATCCCAAAGCCAAAAGAGCCACTGCTCCTTCCAAAGCCAGGCGGTGACGGGTGTGTGCACTGTGCTGTGGTGGGCAATGCGGGGATCCTCAATGGCTCTAAAATGGGGAAAGAGATCGATGCTCATGATTATGTTTTTCGGTAAGAGAAacattgattttgtttagatccAAATGGTGGGCAACAGGGTTTCAAAGCAATTTGACAGGTAATTTGTGGAAGATCATACATCCCTGTGTCAGTTATGTCTCTTATTTACATCTTTTAGCAGCACTAAATCATTACCTATATTTGCCAAGGCAATATTAAGTTATGGTAGGGATCCCATGATTTGTGCATGGTGAGATGCTAATAAAAACCTTGCTGGCGATTTACAACAGTCTGTCACAAATCTCACATCTTCTACTGTTAACTCAAATATTTACCAGGTATTTACTGGTGAGCAAATATTttgtttgctttatttgtcaGTGTACTTATTATTGGAGTGCACTGAGCTGTAACCTAGTTTGTTTAAATACTTCGGCTGACTAACACGAATCACTCTCAAACTGCAAAGATTATAGATTATGGTTGTCAGCTTTGAGTTTACTTAGCTTGTGGGTCAACAAGGAACCAGGATGTTGCTTTCATTCACTGCTGTTCTAAAGAGCTGATAATGTCAAGCAAACAAAAATAACGTCAGATGAACAAAGACGTATTTAATGAAAGCCAGTTCGACCCACCCAGATACTTTCTACACATCATAGTACAAAGTACATAGTGTAGTGGACGCAGGACACACCACAAAATCACCACAGCTCTCTTTGGATCTTTGTTTTACTGAGTGAGTCTGTAATGACACAACATGTGACAGGGACTGCATCAATTCAATCAGTTTCCAAAACAGACTGAGcataacaaaacatttacacagtctaaagataacaaaacatttacacagtttAGTAAAACGAAATGATCGTATAGtggttattttctttgacaatcaTACCTGTAATGACACAACATGTGACAGGGCTGCATCAATTCCACACACCCTCTTCTCAGACTACTGTGAGggatacataaaataataaagtaaaacaaatgcaaaataaagtaaacatgCCCTGCCTCATGTGTAATAGATCACAGGTAAACACAGAACCtcatatgtgcacacacactagaaCAGTACAAATACACATCACATTCATTCTATACAAATCCCACAGggaaactacatttcccataatgttgCGTGTCGTGAGGCGCGACTGAGCATGCAGCGGCAAAGCAGCGGCAGTGCAATACAAACTTCCGCAATAACTTTGAAACACATGACAATACAGACTCCAGCCCTACACACCACATCTGTCCCTCATCACTCCTCCAGAACATAGTCATGGCATAGTGCATCAACATTGGAATTACATTTATAAGTGGAATACTCTGTCAAcgtacctgtctctctcagtttccaaaacagactgagagagagacgctCATGCGCATGTACCACAATACACAGGTGATTCGCTGATCACAATTATCAACATATCTAAACGATAATAAATGTACATGAAACATTACTGCTTTCTTTTGGACTGAAAACAATTCAACAACAGTGACAAGGCTAATCTAACAATCACTGCatattaaatgacattataagaAGGTAGTAAAAtccataccccccccccccttgtcaTTGTCGACAAATGGTACATCCTGTTTCCCCTTTTGAGACAGTACCACTTATGAAAATAAAGTTAGCTGGaatatacacaaaacacactatTACATTCACCCCTCCTTAATTACAGCAAACTTTTAGACCAGGTGAGAACTCTTT encodes:
- the LOC116061210 gene encoding alpha-N-acetylgalactosaminide alpha-2,6-sialyltransferase 1 isoform X1, with amino-acid sequence MAVQTSSCFSLLLVISVCIVLFLLLWGQSLSSISWTTFSSPPPVVFTHTAKKADFTKTKLKTDQMKRSTLGAVVETPMPVLFKTSFTKLPQWDFDDVYNQDAPPRQTTCAQSLRNSDVESFKKAFLPNIRLFLHKDSINMSEWNRLSHFNNPFGFMGYKYDDVMPSVKLIPKPKEPLLLPKPGGDGCVHCAVVGNAGILNGSKMGKEIDAHDYVFRMNGAITKGYEEDVGNRTSVYIHTAHSITSALYFFKNFGYTTVPHDEGIKYVMVPEGMRDFNWLKGLLKGERITAGSYENMRPWTYYARQYNETRFYVLHQDFLRYIRNRFLKSADLNASYWAIVRPSNGAFTLFLALHTCDTVNAYGFMTEDYEKYSTYYFEKNIKTPVILYANHDYILEKNIWKKLHDSKIIKLYQRT